TCTCCACCATTTTCTTTATCAACAATTGCTTGTATACCTCTAGCAAACTTACTAATTGGTGCATTTAATGCGATAACAACTTGAGTAAGTAAGTGTTCTTTAGAAGGTAAGTTAGCTATTTCAGTTATTTTATCAAGGTTTAATACGTCACCTTCAACTATACCTGCTTTAAGCTCTAATTTATTATGATCTTTAGCAAAGTCGCTAGTTATCTTAGCAGCTATAACTGGATCTTCATTAGATATTGCTATTGCATTTGGTCCAGTTAAGTGATTAGTAAACTCTTCATAACCTTCTTCTTTAAAAGCAAATCTCATCATAGTGTTTTTATAAACTTTATATTCTACACCTGCTTCAGAGTACTTTCTTCTAAGTTCAG
This portion of the Senegalia massiliensis genome encodes:
- the rplJ gene encoding 50S ribosomal protein L10, with translation MNKKIVEQKQQLVQEIRDKISGAKSVVLVDYRGLNVDEVTELRRKYSEAGVEYKVYKNTMMRFAFKEEGYEEFTNHLTGPNAIAISNEDPVIAAKITSDFAKDHNKLELKAGIVEGDVLNLDKITEIANLPSKEHLLTQVVIALNAPISKFARGIQAIVDKENGGEESTDEQ